Proteins encoded by one window of Cuniculiplasma divulgatum:
- a CDS encoding APC family permease, which yields MENVKNIQDIDIESKSKLTRSVGFADIFFMSFGGQAPFLSMLTYATAALILTLFFSPIVLIIGTLVVLINGAGVYYLSRKHDEAGGYFNYAYKSLSHRFGFETGWLYLFYSLLYAGGYITGSIFVLTYVVSPYIVIPPLVAFLIVFIPTGAFLLLGIRPSSKYAVFSASLELVVLVGVIAAGFYGAHFLVYNPFTSIPSPAIIFLGILFAIGIPTGYGAITPVSGEVKNAKRNVGKAAILVIIIGGTLEALVLYSLVDYGIATHSFSALVSSNLPVITIVDKIAGPIALPLLLFAAINDGILGSLAFLTAFSRNLYAMSERGVINKALSKLHSKRGTPVIAGIITLIAAAIILMPVLIFVNAFVIFLALGSIAGLGNLMVHLTANFSLFKENLVRAQRRIRELGIGVLGIIVSGFVFIYSLLTSDTYVIELVLGFIILGFIILEMLDVHQYVKAHTEINS from the coding sequence ATGGAAAATGTCAAAAATATTCAGGATATAGATATAGAAAGTAAGAGTAAGCTAACAAGAAGTGTTGGATTCGCAGACATATTTTTTATGTCCTTCGGAGGTCAGGCACCTTTTCTTTCGATGTTAACATATGCTACCGCAGCTTTGATACTGACACTGTTCTTCTCTCCAATTGTGCTTATCATAGGGACTCTAGTGGTTTTAATTAATGGCGCAGGTGTTTATTACTTATCAAGAAAACATGATGAGGCGGGGGGATACTTTAATTATGCTTACAAGTCATTATCACACAGGTTTGGATTTGAAACAGGCTGGCTATATCTTTTCTATTCATTACTGTATGCCGGTGGTTACATTACCGGGTCAATATTTGTCCTGACCTATGTTGTTTCACCGTATATAGTGATTCCACCACTGGTTGCATTCCTGATCGTTTTCATTCCAACAGGAGCATTTCTTTTACTGGGTATAAGACCATCCTCAAAATATGCAGTCTTTTCAGCAAGTCTGGAATTAGTTGTTCTAGTGGGAGTTATAGCAGCAGGTTTTTATGGCGCTCATTTCCTGGTATATAATCCATTTACCAGCATCCCATCTCCAGCAATCATATTCCTGGGAATTTTATTCGCCATTGGCATACCTACTGGATACGGTGCTATTACACCAGTTTCAGGTGAGGTAAAGAACGCTAAAAGAAATGTTGGAAAAGCGGCAATTCTTGTAATAATTATAGGAGGAACCCTTGAAGCACTGGTATTATACTCCCTAGTTGACTATGGAATTGCTACACACTCATTTTCAGCACTTGTATCATCAAATTTGCCGGTTATCACCATAGTGGATAAGATCGCTGGACCAATTGCTTTACCTTTATTATTATTCGCAGCAATAAATGATGGGATTCTGGGCTCTCTGGCTTTTCTTACAGCGTTTTCCAGGAATCTATACGCTATGTCAGAAAGAGGAGTCATCAACAAAGCTTTAAGCAAACTGCACAGCAAGAGAGGAACGCCCGTCATAGCTGGAATAATAACCTTAATCGCAGCAGCGATAATACTTATGCCTGTCTTGATATTTGTAAATGCATTTGTCATATTCCTGGCTTTAGGATCAATTGCAGGACTGGGTAATCTGATGGTTCATCTAACAGCAAACTTCTCATTGTTCAAGGAAAATCTTGTTAGAGCTCAAAGAAGAATCAGAGAGTTGGGCATTGGTGTTCTGGGAATAATAGTATCTGGATTTGTATTTATATACTCGCTCCTTACATCTGATACATACGTGATAGAACTTGTTTTAGGCTTTATAATATTAGGATTTATAATACTTGAAATGCTGGATGTCCATCAGTATGTTAAAGCACATACAGAGATTAATAGTTGA
- a CDS encoding APC family permease produces MKNNSSTIINKGKNLEEKLSFPELFFISFGGQAPFISLLTFGTVMIAMVGTAGAFAMMIATTVVFFNGIVVYFLSRRYRRSGGYYIYALYGLSGGLGIETGWSYLLYALAYGGTLLAGGAYVLSFVLGINQIITVFLVSLVASTMVIAGVKVSAKYAMVMSTIEITIIVVLSIIFLHSSGWHFYNPVIYSPYLLAAVIFGLGIPTGYGSIAPLGGDAMDSKAIGRAAITVVIFGGLLATLFFYSLGSLNFTGNLIIYLITHFGILGLIIVPIIALSDGILGGIAYILADSRTFGAMSEDGRFPKIFSRKYKGKPVLSELLIATIFVIVLGTMTYFIGLYATFLAMGALAGLMNLIIHTSADFSLIKIATRKSKGRIKELTAGIVAVSISIFILIDSLPGISLTIQYLFFAWIIIGFLYAETFTIVSETSKDIPPA; encoded by the coding sequence ATGAAAAATAATAGTAGCACCATTATAAATAAAGGGAAAAATTTAGAAGAGAAATTATCATTTCCTGAACTTTTTTTCATATCATTTGGCGGTCAGGCGCCTTTTATTTCCCTATTAACATTCGGAACAGTTATGATTGCAATGGTTGGAACTGCAGGAGCATTTGCTATGATGATAGCCACAACTGTAGTATTCTTCAATGGAATAGTTGTTTATTTTCTTTCAAGAAGATACCGTAGAAGTGGAGGATACTACATCTATGCCCTTTATGGCCTTTCAGGTGGGTTAGGTATAGAAACGGGCTGGTCGTATCTATTATATGCACTTGCTTACGGTGGAACATTGCTTGCCGGTGGGGCATATGTTTTATCATTTGTTCTCGGTATCAACCAGATAATTACAGTGTTTCTTGTTTCCTTAGTAGCTTCCACAATGGTAATAGCGGGAGTAAAGGTTTCAGCAAAATATGCAATGGTAATGTCAACAATAGAAATAACTATAATAGTTGTATTATCGATAATATTTCTGCACAGTTCAGGCTGGCATTTCTACAATCCTGTAATATATTCACCCTACCTTCTTGCTGCAGTTATATTTGGTCTTGGAATCCCGACAGGTTATGGATCAATTGCTCCACTTGGTGGTGATGCGATGGATAGCAAGGCAATTGGAAGGGCAGCAATCACAGTTGTGATATTCGGAGGCCTGCTTGCAACATTATTCTTTTATTCCTTAGGTTCATTGAATTTTACCGGGAATTTGATTATTTATCTTATAACTCATTTTGGAATACTGGGCTTAATAATAGTACCTATCATAGCACTGAGCGATGGCATTCTTGGAGGTATTGCGTATATACTGGCCGATTCAAGAACCTTTGGTGCAATGAGCGAAGATGGAAGATTTCCAAAAATATTTTCAAGAAAATACAAAGGTAAACCGGTATTATCTGAATTATTAATAGCTACAATATTTGTAATTGTTCTGGGTACAATGACATACTTTATTGGATTATACGCAACATTCCTTGCCATGGGTGCATTAGCGGGTCTGATGAATCTTATAATCCATACATCTGCAGATTTTTCTCTGATAAAAATCGCCACCAGAAAATCAAAAGGGAGAATAAAAGAACTAACAGCCGGTATTGTTGCAGTCTCTATATCAATATTTATATTAATTGACTCATTACCAGGTATATCTCTCACCATACAGTATCTTTTCTTTGCATGGATAATAATCGGCTTCCTCTATGCGGAAACCTTCACTATAGTGAGTGAAACATCAAAGGATATACCTCCCGCATAA
- a CDS encoding MFS transporter, whose product MVRNNRPFFAIYASRLVYAINWFTIAPALIFIQEQINVSPFDLGLIASAFFIGLMPFQILGGLIALRISPRILAITGMTLIGICSILSGISDSFLQLFFARVVLGNCNQRMPSLSLWKHH is encoded by the coding sequence TTGGTTCGAAATAATAGACCTTTCTTTGCTATTTATGCTTCTCGGTTGGTTTATGCAATTAACTGGTTTACCATTGCTCCTGCACTGATTTTCATACAGGAACAGATAAATGTCTCTCCATTTGATCTTGGGCTGATCGCTTCTGCTTTTTTTATTGGATTAATGCCGTTCCAGATATTAGGAGGATTAATCGCCCTCAGAATATCTCCCAGAATACTGGCAATAACAGGAATGACTCTCATTGGAATTTGTTCAATTCTTTCCGGTATTTCTGATTCATTTCTGCAATTGTTTTTCGCCAGAGTTGTTCTGGGTAATTGTAATCAGAGAATGCCTTCTCTATCTCTATGGAAGCATCATTAA
- a CDS encoding acetamidase/formamidase family protein — MKSLDGRNLNNLHFKWNSTNKPVLRVSEGEEFEVIIPDSSTMQVKRNSNLSDLRKIDSSLFDGAVGPVYVDGTEPGDCITVNIKKIETEDWGWTAIMDNFGLLKNMFSETMIVWKIEEGMITSESDILKNVKIREEPFLGVIGTAPAEGEYGMIPPQYFGGNMDNKFICAGSSVTLPVSVNGALLSFSDPHASQGDGEICGTAVETGARIVASVSIEKNRKIKYPVVKSKKRIVEDAVVCTGIGPDLYTSSQNAALSMIELLHGKGISKEEAYILCSVAGNLHISEIVDEPNFVVSMEMPENLINML; from the coding sequence ATGAAAAGTCTGGATGGCAGGAATTTAAATAACCTTCATTTTAAATGGAACAGCACAAATAAGCCAGTTCTTCGTGTAAGCGAGGGCGAAGAGTTTGAAGTTATCATTCCCGATTCTTCCACAATGCAGGTAAAGCGTAACTCCAATTTATCTGATCTAAGGAAAATAGATTCATCCCTCTTTGATGGTGCCGTTGGACCAGTATATGTTGATGGAACAGAACCAGGTGACTGCATTACTGTCAACATAAAGAAAATTGAAACTGAAGACTGGGGCTGGACTGCCATTATGGATAATTTTGGTCTCCTGAAAAATATGTTCAGTGAAACAATGATAGTATGGAAAATAGAAGAAGGTATGATCACATCAGAAAGTGATATTCTAAAAAATGTTAAAATCAGGGAAGAACCATTTCTGGGTGTTATAGGCACTGCACCCGCAGAAGGGGAATACGGGATGATACCACCACAATATTTCGGTGGTAATATGGATAATAAATTCATATGTGCGGGTTCCAGTGTGACTCTTCCAGTTTCTGTAAATGGTGCATTGCTGTCATTTTCCGATCCACATGCTTCCCAGGGAGATGGGGAAATATGTGGAACAGCAGTTGAAACCGGGGCAAGAATAGTTGCAAGTGTTAGCATAGAAAAAAATAGGAAAATAAAGTATCCAGTCGTAAAAAGCAAGAAGAGAATCGTTGAGGACGCAGTAGTATGTACTGGCATAGGTCCTGATCTATACACCAGTTCTCAGAATGCTGCTCTTTCAATGATAGAACTGTTACATGGGAAGGGGATTTCAAAGGAAGAAGCGTATATTTTATGCAGCGTGGCCGGGAACCTGCACATAAGTGAAATAGTCGATGAGCCAAACTTTGTGGTTTCAATGGAAATGCCGGAAAATCTAATTAATATGCTATAA
- a CDS encoding APC family permease produces the protein MFKKTSSDSGGTRNELKKGSVGTWQGAFYSLAQVGPAADIAILLIGTFRDVGFRSVTAVLVAWLIYGLWMITPYEFSKLRSNAGGYYAYAAASTKSGFYGPATAFSWLYENLTSSAFAVLGISSFLFLLSSEISSLKYLWVIFAIGMIVYVSVIPYLGIRPSVQYTFITGFAEVMFLFVASIIIIIEVGPGNSFVPFTLPFSIVPVFFLSMIFSISDFTGIGISTTISEEVTEPKKKIKNSLLLSYLFSGLALIPATYALTVGWGISGIGGFASANDPGLIVFERYLGPIGGILLVIFTINSYLSNGVAKTNAVSRVWFSASRDKIIFPKSFSEVHKKYKSPHKAIRAYMILMLVINLLFGFLFGPKTGALILLTGSGIGIIFTHIYANISLTLYTRTQKVFKWLVHGLIPIASSIIAAVVIFYTVQQDILAQISTPSFDNFAYASSAVVGVIWSFIFAIIISFYYVRKKPKIATEAGTYDADHIKISWEK, from the coding sequence ATGTTCAAAAAGACCTCCAGTGATTCAGGTGGCACTAGGAACGAATTGAAAAAGGGATCAGTTGGCACATGGCAGGGAGCTTTTTACTCCCTGGCTCAGGTTGGGCCGGCGGCAGATATTGCAATACTCCTGATAGGAACATTCAGGGATGTGGGTTTCAGATCAGTAACTGCAGTACTGGTTGCATGGCTGATCTATGGTTTATGGATGATCACACCCTATGAATTCTCAAAATTGAGATCAAATGCAGGTGGGTATTATGCATACGCGGCGGCATCCACAAAATCCGGTTTTTATGGTCCTGCAACAGCCTTTTCGTGGCTGTATGAAAACCTCACATCCTCGGCCTTTGCAGTGCTTGGAATATCATCATTCCTGTTTCTGCTTTCATCGGAAATATCGTCCTTGAAGTATTTGTGGGTAATTTTTGCCATTGGAATGATTGTTTATGTTTCAGTAATTCCATATCTTGGGATCAGGCCATCTGTTCAGTATACATTTATTACCGGATTTGCAGAAGTGATGTTTTTGTTCGTTGCTTCCATTATAATAATTATAGAGGTTGGACCAGGGAATTCATTTGTGCCCTTTACACTACCTTTCAGTATTGTACCTGTATTCTTCCTTTCCATGATATTCTCCATAAGTGATTTTACCGGTATTGGGATATCTACAACCATATCAGAGGAGGTTACTGAACCAAAGAAGAAGATAAAGAATTCCCTTCTTCTTTCCTATTTATTTTCTGGACTTGCACTTATTCCTGCAACCTACGCGCTTACGGTTGGATGGGGCATATCTGGCATAGGTGGGTTTGCAAGCGCGAACGATCCTGGTCTTATTGTTTTTGAAAGATATTTGGGACCAATTGGTGGCATACTTCTGGTAATATTTACCATAAACAGCTATCTTTCCAACGGTGTTGCAAAGACAAATGCAGTTAGCAGGGTATGGTTTTCAGCCAGCAGGGATAAGATCATTTTCCCAAAGTCATTTTCTGAGGTGCATAAGAAATATAAGAGCCCACACAAGGCAATACGGGCATATATGATTCTGATGCTTGTTATCAATCTTCTTTTCGGTTTTCTTTTTGGACCAAAGACAGGAGCGTTGATATTGCTGACAGGTTCAGGAATTGGTATAATATTTACTCACATTTACGCCAATATCAGTCTTACGCTTTACACAAGAACACAGAAGGTTTTCAAGTGGCTGGTGCATGGATTAATTCCCATAGCATCTTCCATAATAGCAGCCGTTGTTATCTTCTACACGGTACAGCAGGATATCCTTGCCCAAATTAGTACGCCTTCCTTTGATAACTTTGCCTATGCAAGTTCCGCTGTGGTTGGTGTTATCTGGTCATTTATTTTCGCCATAATAATATCATTTTATTATGTTAGAAAAAAGCCGAAGATTGCCACAGAGGCTGGTACCTACGATGCGGACCATATAAAAATATCATGGGAGAAATGA
- a CDS encoding aldehyde dehydrogenase family protein has translation MVDLERIKKETFEKLGLSDSNSGVFYGKWEKFSEKDAITVKSPIDGAILGKVSVANAENYDKTVASLKKAFAEWSEIPGPKRGLLIKNISDALSEKKELLGRIVSLEVGKTNVEGQGEIQEMIDVGYYATGLGRQIYGNTIASERPEHVLYEKFLPLGIVGVITAFNFPSAVWSWNSFLAATVGDTVLWKPSSKAALTSVAVMNVIGKVLEKENYPNIFGLVNGRGSSIGELLSKDERIPLVSFTGSVKTGRHISSVVSGRFGRTILELGGNNCAIVSEKADMNIALKGVGFGALATAGQRCTSTRRAVVSEKIYEDFKKRLIEAYKKAKIGNPLESGVLVGPLIDEEAVVNYEKAIVRAVEQGGKVLTGGRRFKNESKGYYVEPTIIEAKKGMEITKEETFAPILYLFKYSSLKEAIEIHNGVPQGLSSAMFTTDLREEEIFLSSKGSDCGIANINTSTAGAEIGGAFGGEKDTGGGRESGSDAWKAYTRRMTITKNYGNELPLSQGVTFDL, from the coding sequence ATGGTTGATCTGGAAAGAATTAAGAAAGAAACTTTTGAAAAACTTGGTCTGTCCGATAGTAATTCTGGTGTATTTTATGGGAAATGGGAAAAATTCTCTGAAAAAGATGCAATTACTGTAAAGAGTCCCATAGACGGAGCAATACTTGGAAAAGTGTCTGTGGCCAATGCTGAAAATTATGACAAAACCGTCGCATCCCTAAAGAAAGCCTTTGCTGAATGGAGTGAAATACCTGGCCCAAAGAGGGGTCTCCTGATTAAGAATATTTCCGATGCACTCTCAGAAAAGAAAGAACTTCTTGGGAGGATTGTTTCCCTTGAAGTTGGTAAAACAAATGTTGAAGGACAGGGAGAAATTCAGGAAATGATAGATGTCGGATATTATGCTACCGGACTTGGCAGGCAGATATACGGCAATACCATTGCAAGCGAAAGACCGGAACATGTATTATATGAGAAGTTTCTCCCACTGGGAATTGTTGGTGTTATTACAGCATTCAACTTCCCATCGGCAGTATGGTCATGGAATTCATTTCTGGCTGCAACTGTTGGAGACACTGTTCTATGGAAACCATCATCAAAGGCTGCATTAACTTCAGTTGCCGTGATGAATGTAATAGGAAAGGTACTGGAGAAAGAAAACTATCCAAATATCTTCGGACTGGTGAATGGCAGGGGGTCAAGCATAGGGGAACTGCTGTCAAAGGATGAAAGGATTCCACTGGTTTCCTTTACAGGTTCTGTTAAAACGGGAAGACACATATCATCTGTTGTATCAGGAAGATTTGGCAGAACCATACTTGAACTGGGAGGTAACAACTGCGCAATAGTGAGTGAGAAGGCAGACATGAATATAGCTCTTAAGGGCGTTGGATTCGGAGCTCTTGCCACTGCTGGCCAGAGATGCACAAGTACAAGAAGGGCAGTTGTTAGTGAGAAGATATATGAAGATTTCAAGAAGAGACTTATTGAGGCCTACAAAAAAGCTAAAATTGGAAATCCTCTCGAAAGTGGTGTTCTGGTAGGTCCACTCATAGATGAGGAAGCGGTGGTCAATTATGAGAAAGCCATAGTAAGGGCAGTTGAACAGGGCGGAAAGGTTCTCACTGGTGGCAGGAGATTTAAGAATGAATCAAAGGGATATTATGTGGAGCCTACCATAATAGAAGCTAAAAAGGGTATGGAAATTACAAAGGAGGAAACCTTTGCACCCATTCTGTATCTATTCAAATATTCCAGCCTGAAAGAGGCCATTGAAATTCACAATGGTGTTCCACAGGGTCTTTCCTCTGCAATGTTCACAACCGATCTGAGAGAGGAGGAGATATTCCTTTCATCAAAGGGATCAGACTGCGGAATAGCAAACATAAATACAAGCACTGCAGGGGCTGAAATAGGTGGAGCATTCGGCGGTGAGAAGGATACTGGCGGAGGCAGAGAATCAGGAAGCGATGCCTGGAAAGCTTACACAAGAAGAATGACCATAACAAAGAATTACGGAAACGAACTGCCACTGTCTCAGGGCGTTACATTCGATCTTTGA
- a CDS encoding ArsA family ATPase codes for MVRILLYTGKGGVGKTSVSAATGIELAKRGLKTLVISTDPAHSLRDAFKKSIGSEPVEVGKNLFLQEISVTEAIKKYWDNLKLYLTALMRSQGVDGIAAEEIATMPGFDEATELLYIREYAKDNRFDVVVMDTAPTGESLKLLSFPEAFSWYMERIFPISRKTAKIMRPLMKPFLGVPIPDDKVFGSIEELYSQMREVKEILSDPETTTIRLVCNPDRMSFNETKRAFTYLLMYGYNVDSVIVNKIYADDTGDFLKKWRESQTEVLEEIETAFADLKIMKIPMSANEPTGQKLLEEMGKKLYEDADPMSVMSSIIPPVQFISDGDHKMVKIRIPFADKKNTQLHNRGGELVVQIDNWRRVFFLPQSMSDLNPVNAEFNKGFLNIEMS; via the coding sequence ATGGTTAGAATATTATTATATACAGGAAAAGGCGGCGTTGGTAAAACAAGTGTTTCTGCAGCAACAGGTATCGAACTGGCAAAGAGAGGATTAAAAACTCTGGTTATTTCAACAGATCCCGCTCACAGTCTGAGAGATGCTTTTAAGAAGAGTATAGGAAGTGAGCCGGTGGAGGTTGGCAAAAATCTTTTTCTTCAGGAGATAAGTGTAACTGAAGCCATAAAGAAATACTGGGATAACCTGAAACTTTATCTTACAGCGTTAATGAGATCTCAGGGAGTGGATGGTATTGCAGCGGAGGAGATTGCAACCATGCCTGGCTTTGATGAGGCAACTGAACTGCTATACATAAGAGAATACGCAAAGGACAACAGGTTCGATGTGGTTGTTATGGATACAGCACCAACGGGGGAATCTTTAAAGTTGCTGTCCTTTCCTGAAGCATTTTCATGGTACATGGAAAGGATCTTCCCCATAAGCAGAAAAACAGCAAAGATAATGAGGCCTCTAATGAAACCTTTCCTTGGTGTACCCATTCCGGATGACAAGGTTTTCGGAAGTATTGAGGAACTTTATTCACAAATGAGAGAGGTAAAAGAAATACTTTCCGATCCTGAAACGACAACCATCAGGCTGGTATGCAACCCTGACAGGATGTCCTTTAACGAGACGAAGAGAGCGTTCACATATCTGCTAATGTATGGATATAATGTGGATAGCGTTATTGTGAACAAGATATATGCAGATGATACAGGTGATTTTCTGAAGAAGTGGAGAGAATCCCAGACAGAAGTGTTGGAGGAAATTGAGACTGCATTCGCTGATCTAAAAATAATGAAGATTCCAATGAGTGCAAATGAACCAACCGGACAGAAACTTCTTGAGGAAATGGGAAAGAAATTATATGAGGATGCCGATCCCATGAGTGTTATGAGCAGTATAATCCCACCTGTACAGTTTATAAGCGATGGGGATCATAAGATGGTAAAGATAAGGATACCCTTTGCTGATAAGAAAAACACCCAGTTGCACAATAGAGGCGGTGAGCTGGTAGTTCAGATAGATAACTGGAGAAGGGTTTTCTTCCTGCCACAGAGTATGAGTGATCTTAATCCTGTAAACGCAGAGTTTAATAAGGGCTTTCTCAATATAGAGATGAGTTAA
- a CDS encoding polyprenyl synthetase family protein: MSEVLKISVDLSGKLDLINKRLVEVLKTDNPRLNEMSNYTISSGGKRLRPLIVLLVYELNTTKPLENAIDLAVAYEIMHSASLIHDDIIDEAEERRGMPSLYRKYGLGDAIVTGDYMFSVAYRIGATYGIDVSNVVAEAAQKLAEGQIEESMNLGNFKITEDTYFNIITNKTAYFFGAGAKSAAMIAQSSGEDQNNMFNFAFNVGMAFQIADDILDIVGKEEIIGKTPFTDMKHSALTLPMIYALKNGNEAGKRHLKSVLRGRETDPESVQKAKQFLIDSGSVDYSIEKAKKFIDMAIESEKTAKISPNLQTLFEIAYSVISRIRV; encoded by the coding sequence ATGTCAGAAGTTCTCAAAATCAGTGTTGATCTGAGTGGAAAACTGGATCTTATTAATAAGAGACTTGTAGAAGTTCTAAAGACTGACAATCCCAGATTGAATGAGATGTCCAATTATACCATCTCATCAGGTGGAAAAAGACTCAGACCACTGATTGTACTACTTGTTTATGAATTAAACACGACAAAGCCCCTGGAAAATGCCATCGATCTGGCAGTTGCATATGAGATAATGCACAGCGCCAGTCTGATACATGACGATATAATAGATGAGGCAGAAGAAAGGAGAGGCATGCCATCACTTTACAGAAAATATGGTCTTGGAGATGCTATAGTAACTGGCGACTATATGTTTTCAGTGGCATACAGAATAGGGGCCACATACGGCATCGATGTTTCAAACGTCGTTGCAGAGGCTGCTCAGAAGCTTGCAGAAGGGCAAATAGAAGAATCTATGAATCTGGGCAATTTCAAAATAACAGAAGATACATATTTCAATATTATTACCAACAAGACAGCGTACTTCTTTGGAGCAGGGGCTAAGAGTGCTGCTATGATTGCACAATCCTCCGGAGAAGATCAGAATAACATGTTCAATTTTGCATTTAATGTTGGAATGGCTTTCCAGATAGCAGATGATATACTGGATATTGTGGGAAAGGAAGAGATCATTGGCAAGACTCCGTTCACTGATATGAAGCACAGTGCTCTTACACTTCCCATGATTTATGCATTGAAAAATGGGAACGAGGCTGGAAAGAGACATTTGAAAAGCGTTTTAAGGGGAAGGGAAACAGATCCTGAAAGTGTTCAGAAGGCAAAGCAGTTCCTCATTGATTCAGGTTCTGTGGATTATTCAATAGAGAAGGCAAAGAAATTTATTGACATGGCAATTGAATCTGAAAAGACAGCGAAGATCAGTCCAAATCTTCAAACTTTATTTGAAATTGCATACAGTGTCATAAGCAGGATAAGGGTTTAA
- the albA gene encoding DNA-binding protein Alba codes for MSEENNIIYVGKKPTMNYVLAVVTQFNTNNVEKIVIKARGKSISKAVDIAEITKNKFMPNAKYADIHITTEKVEGERGESNVSSIEITIAK; via the coding sequence ATGTCAGAAGAAAATAACATCATTTACGTAGGAAAAAAACCGACAATGAATTATGTGCTAGCTGTTGTTACTCAGTTTAACACCAACAATGTGGAGAAAATAGTAATAAAAGCTAGAGGAAAATCCATAAGCAAGGCCGTGGATATAGCAGAAATTACCAAGAATAAATTCATGCCAAATGCAAAATACGCAGACATCCATATAACAACAGAGAAAGTTGAAGGAGAAAGAGGAGAATCAAATGTTTCCTCCATAGAAATAACAATTGCGAAGTGA
- a CDS encoding Lrp/AsnC family transcriptional regulator: MEHSTDKKNKNIDLLDEKILELLRINSRFTNKAIATVINVSEGTVRRRIKSLQERNVISRFTIETTEMKEAIILSRYDPSSKTGILQELKKISARVYEVAGKSDMAIMVSYRNLVELNEFIDRIREIKGIKNTETMIRLK; the protein is encoded by the coding sequence ATGGAACACTCTACAGATAAAAAGAATAAAAACATAGATCTTCTGGATGAAAAGATTCTTGAGTTACTCAGAATAAACAGCAGGTTTACAAATAAGGCTATTGCCACAGTAATTAATGTTTCTGAAGGTACCGTTAGAAGAAGGATAAAAAGTCTTCAGGAAAGGAATGTTATTAGCAGATTTACAATAGAAACAACAGAAATGAAGGAAGCCATTATCCTTTCAAGATACGATCCCTCAAGCAAAACCGGAATTTTGCAGGAATTAAAGAAGATATCTGCCAGGGTGTATGAGGTTGCAGGAAAGTCTGACATGGCCATAATGGTTTCATACAGGAATCTTGTAGAATTGAATGAGTTTATTGACAGAATAAGAGAAATTAAAGGTATAAAGAATACAGAAACCATGATAAGGCTAAAATGA